In the Streptomyces cinnamoneus genome, CGGCCAGTTGTACGGGCTCCTCGACGCGGACGCGCACGGGACCGCGGGACTGGGCGCCGGCCTGGGCGCGGACTGGGCTCCGGGCATGACCGTGGACATGGGTGCGGGCGTGGACGTGAACGTGGTCGCGGGCGCCAACACCCCCGCCGGCGGCCTCGAGAAGCTGGGCGGCCTGGTCACGATGTTCATCCTCGCGCTCACTTCGCCGGTCGCGATCGCCACGTACACGGTGGTCGCCGGTGCCGCGGCGGCGGTGGCCCTCTGGCCCCGCTGGACGGCCGGCGCCCGGCTGGTGCCGGCACCGCTGGCGGCGGTCGCCCTGGCCGCGGCCGGTTCGTACGTGCTGGGGCTGCCGGTCGACCGGGTCCGCGTCGGGGGACTGCTCGACATGGTCAGGCCACCGGGCGACGACGACTTCGAGCGGCTGGGGGAACTCGGAACGCTGGGGGCGGTGCTGGCCTTCGCTCTGGTCGCCTCAGCGGATTCGCTGTTCCGGGGTGGCGTCGCGTCGCGTGGGCAACGCCCCGCGGTGGACCGTTCCCTGTGGCCGTTGCACGCGGCATGGCTGCTCGTCTTCGCCACGCTGCTGCCGTGGGTCCTGGATTTCGTCCCGCTGGCGGCGCTGGCGGGTGTGCTCGCCCACGCCGGGTGGAAGTCACTTCCGCGAAACGAACCGGGACCGCTGTGGCCGGACCACCGGGGTGACGTCGCCGTGCTGATGGCGACGGCCGCGGCCGTCGCGGTGACGAACCTCTTCGAGGGTGTCGTCATCGGGCTGTTGACGGCCGTCGTGAAAACGGCCTGGGAGGGGACGCAGAGGCGTGTACGCCCGTGAGGGCCTGTAAACGCAAGAAAGCCCTGGCGGGAACATGGTTCCCACCAGGGCTTTCTGAATAATTGTTCGGCGGCGTCCTACTCTCCCACAGGGTCCCCCCTGCAGTACCATCGGCGCTGAAAGGCTTAGCTTCCGGGTTCGGAATGTAACCGGGCGTTTCCCTAACGCTATGACCACCGAAACACTATGAAGTTAACCAACCCGGCAAAATCACAGGTCGTTACTTCAGAACCTACACAGTGGACGCGAGCAACTGAGGACAAGCCCTCGGCCTATTAGTACCAGTCAGCTCCAACCGTTACCGGTCTTCCACACCTGGCCTATCAACCCAGTCGTCTACTGGGAGCCTTACCCCATCAAGTGGGTGGGAGTCCTCATCTCGAAGCAGGCTTCCCGCTTAGATGCTTTCAGCGGTTATCCCTCCCGAACGTAGCCAACCAGCCATGCCCTTGGCAGGACAACTGGCACACCAGAGGTTCGTCCGTCCCGGTCCTCTCGTACTAGGGACAGCCCTTCTCAAGACTCCTACGCGCACAGCGGATAGGGACCGAACTGTCTCACGACGTTCTAAACCCAGCTCGCGTACCGCTTTAATGGGCGAACAGCCCAACCCTTGGGACCGACTCCAGCCCCAGGATGCGACGAGCCGACATCGAGGTGCCAAACCATCCCGTCGATATGGACTCTTGGGGAAGATCAGCCTGTTATCCCCGGGGTACCTTTTATCCGTTGAGCGACGGCGCTTCCACAAGCCACCGCCGGATCACTAGTCCCGACTTTCGTCCCTGCTCGACCCGTCGGTCTCACAGTCAAGCTCCCTTGTGCACTTACACTCAACACCTGATTGCCAACCAGGCTGAGGGAACCTTTGGGCGCCTCCGTTACCCTTTAGGAGGCAACCGCCCCAGTTAAACTACCCACCAGACACTGTCCCTGATCCGGATCACGGACCCAGGTTAGACATCCAGCACGACCAGAGTGGTATTTCAACGACGACTCCACACACACTGGCGTGCATGCTTCACAGTCTCCCACCTATCCTACACAAGCCGAACCGAACACCAATATCAAGCTATAGTAAAGGTCCCGGGGTCTTTCCGTCCTGCTGCGCGAAACGAGCATCTTTACTCGTAGTGCAATTTCACCGGGCCTATGGTTGAGACAGTCGAGAAGTCGTTACGCCATTCGTGCAGGTCGGAACTTACCCGACAAGGAATTTCGCTACCTTAGGATGGTTATAGTTACCACCGCCGTTTACTGGCGCTTAAGTTCTCAGCTTCGCCCCACCGAAATGGAGCTAACCGGTCCCCTTAACGTTCCAGCACCGGGCAGGCGTCAGTCCGTATACATCGCCTTACGGCTTCGCACGGACCTGTGTTTTTAGTAAACAGTCGCTTCTCGCTGGTCTCTGCGGCCACACCCAGCTCAGGAAGCAAGTTCCCTCACCAGACATGGCCCCCCTTCTCCCGAAGTTACGGGGGCATTTTGCCGAGTTCCTTAACCATAGTTCACCCGAACGCCTCGGTATTCTCTACCTGACCACCTGAGTCGGTTTAGGGTACGGGCCGCCATGAAACTCGCTAGAGGCTTTTCTCGACAGCATAGGATCATCCACTTCACCACAATCGGCTCGGCATCAGGTCTCAGCCTTAATGTGTGACGGATTTGCCTATCACACGGCCTACACCCTTACCCCGGGACTACCACCGCCCGGGCTGGACTACCTTCCTGCGTCACCCCATCGCTTACCTACTACAAGTCTGGTTCGTCGGCTCCACCACTCCCCTTTGTCCGAAGACTCCAGGGCGGCTTCACGGACTTAGCATCGCCTGATTCGATATTGGGCGTTTCAAAGCGGGTACCGGAATATCAACCGGTTGTCCATCGACTACGCCTGTCGGCCTCGCCTTAGGTCCCGACTTACCCTGGGCAGATCAGCTTGACCCAGGAACCCTTAGTCAATCGGCGCACACGTTTCTCACGTGTGTATCGCTACTCATGCCTGCATTCTCACTCGTGAACCGTCCACAACTCGCTTCCGCGGCTGCTTCACCCGGCACACGACGCTCCCCTACCCATCACAGTCCCCGTTGGGGGTACATACTGCAATGACACGACTTCGGCGGTACGCTTGAGCCCCGCTACATTGTCGGCGCGGAATCACTTGACCAGTGAGCTATTACGCACTCTTTCAAGGGTGGCTGCTTCTAAGCCAACCTCCTGGTTGTCTCTGCGACTCCACATCCTTTCCCACTTAGCGTACGCTTAGGGGCCTTAGTCGATGCTCTGGGCTGTTTCCCTCTCGACCATGGAGCTTATCCCCCACAGTCTCACTGCCGCGCTCTCACTTACCGGCATTCGGAGTTTGGCTAAGGTCAGTAACCCGGTAGGGCCCATCGCCTATCCAGTGCTCTACCTCCGGCAAGAAACACACGACGCTGCACCTAAATGCATTTCGGGGAGAACCAGCTATCACGGAGTTTGATTGGCCTTTCACCCCTAACCACAGGTCATCCCCCAGGTTTTCAACCCTGGTGGGTTCGGTCCTCCACGAAGTCTTACCTCCGCTTCAACCTGCCCATGGCTAGATCACTCCGCTTCGGGTCTTGGGCACGCTACTCAAACGCCCTATTCGGACTCGCTTTCGCTACGGCTTCCCCACACGGGTTAACCTCGCAACATACCGCAAACTCGCAGGCTCATTCTTCAAAAGGCACGCAGTCACGACGCACCGAGCAAGCTCGATGCGCGACGCTCCCACGGCTTGTAGGCACACGGTTTCAGGTACTATTTCACTCCGCTCCCGCGGTACTTTTCACCATTCCCTCACGGTACTATCCGCTATCGGTCACCAGGGAATATTTAGGCTTAGCGGGTGGTCCCGCCAGATTCACACGGGATTTCTCGGGCCCCGTGCTACTTGGGTGTCTCTTAAACGAGCCGTCAATGTTTCAGCTACGGGGGTCTTACCCTCTACGCCGGACCTTTCGCATGTCCTTCGCCTACATCAACGGTTTCTGACTCGTCTCACAGCCGGCAGACTATGAAAAAGAGATCCCACAACCCCGCATGCGCAACCCCTGCCGGGTATCACACACATACGGTTTGGCCTCATCCGGTTTCGCTCGCCACTACTCCCGGAATCACGGTTGTTTTCTCTTCCTGCGGGTACTGAGATGTTTCACTTCCCCGCGTTCCCTCCACACTGCCTATGTGTTCAGCAGCGGGTGACAGCCCATGACGACTGCCGGGTTTCCCCATTCGGACACCCCCGGATCAAAGCTCGGTTGACAGCTCCCCGGGGCCTATCGTGGCCTCCCACGTCCTTCATCGGTTCCTGGTGCCAAGGCATCCACCGTGCGCCCTTAAAAACTTGGCCACAGATGCTCGCGTCCACTGTGCAGTTCTCAAGCAACGACCAGCCACCCATCACCCCACCACCGAAGCAGTGAGTGCACTGGGGCCGGCATCGCGAAGGTTCGAAACTTACGTTCCGTACCCTCAGATACCCAACAGCGTGCCCGACCCAGCCCCTCAGAAATTTCACGTTCCACGCCGAAGCAGTACTAGTGAACCCTCAAGAACTGTGCCGAATAGTCAACGTTCCACCCATGAGCAACCGTGCAAGACATTCGCTTGCAGTCGGCTATGTGCTCCTTAGAAAGGAGGTGATCCAGCCGCACCTTCCGGTACGGCTACCTTGTTACGACTTCGTCCCAATCGCCAGTCCCACCTTCGACGGCTCCCTCCACAAGGGTTGGGCCACCGGCTTCGGGTGTTACCGACTTTCGTGACGTGACGGGCGGTGTGTACAAGGCCCGGGAACGTATTCACCGCAGCAATGCTGATCTGCGATTACTAGCAACTCCAACTTCATGGGGTCGAGTTGCAGACCCCAATCCGAACTGAGACCGGCTTTTTGAGATTCGCTCCACCTCGCGGTATCGCAGCTCATTGTACCGGCCATTGTAGCACGTGTGCAGCCCAAGACATAAGGGGCATGATGACTTGACGTCGTCCCCACCTTCCTCCGAGTTGACCCCGGCAGTCTCCTGTGAGTCCCCATCACCCCGAAGGGCATGCTGGCAACACAGAACAAGGGTTGCGCTCGTTGCGGGACTTAACCCAACATCTCACGACACGAGCTGACGACAGCCATGCACCACCTGTACACCGACCACAAGGGGGCGACCATCTCTGGCCGTTTCCGGTGTATGTCAAGCCTTGGTAAGGTTCTTCGCGTTGCGTCGAATTAAGCCACATGCTCCGCTGCTTGTGCGGGCCCCCGTCAATTCCTTTGAGTTTTAGCCTTGCGGCCGTACTCCCCAGGCGGGGAACTTAATGCGTTAGCTGCGGCACGGACGACGTGGAATGTCGCCCACACCTAGTTCCCAACGTTTACGGCGTGGACTACCAGGGTATCTAATCCTGTTCGCTCCCCACGCTTTCGCTCCTCAGCGTCAGTATCGGCCCAGAGATCCGCCTTCGCCACCGGTGTTCCTCCTGATATCTGCGCATTTCACCGCTACACCAGGAATTCCGATCTCCCCTACCGAACTCTAGCCTGCCCGTATCGAATGCAGACCCGGGGTTAAGCCCCGGGCTTTCACATCCGACGCAACAAGCCGCCTACGAGCTCTTTACGCCCAATAATTCCTGACAACGCTTGCGCCCTACGTATTACCGCGGCTGCTGGCACGTAGTTAGCCGGCGCTTCTTCTGCAGGTACCGTCACTTTCGCTTCTTCCCTGCTGAAAGAGGTTTACAACCCGAAGGCCGTCATCCCTCACGCGGCGTCGCTGCATCAGGCTTTCGCCCATTGTGCAATATTCCCCACTGCTGCCTCCCGTAGGAGTCTGGGCCGTGTCTCAGTCCCAGTGTGGCCGGTCGCCCTCTCAGGCCGGCTACCCGTCGTCGCCTTGGTAGGCCATCACCCCACCAACAAGCTGATAGGCCGCGGGCTCATCCTGCACCGCCGGAGCTTTCCACCACCAACCATGCGGTCAGCGGTCGTATCCGGTATTAGACCCCGTTTCCAGGGCTTGTCCCAGAGTGCAGGGCAGATTGCCCACGTGTTACTCACCCGTTCGCCAC is a window encoding:
- a CDS encoding SulP family inorganic anion transporter; translated protein: MPKSPFRHARSLGNVVARVDLRANLRNTLRHAHAADFAAALVVFFIAVPLSVGVAVATGTPVELGLVAGIVGGFLTGLLPGSSLRVTGPAAGLTLLVHETVREYGLKGLAVLVLATVLIQTATGLLRMGRWFRSVAVAVAKGVLLGIGLLLFVGQLYGLLDADAHGTAGLGAGLGADWAPGMTVDMGAGVDVNVVAGANTPAGGLEKLGGLVTMFILALTSPVAIATYTVVAGAAAAVALWPRWTAGARLVPAPLAAVALAAAGSYVLGLPVDRVRVGGLLDMVRPPGDDDFERLGELGTLGAVLAFALVASADSLFRGGVASRGQRPAVDRSLWPLHAAWLLVFATLLPWVLDFVPLAALAGVLAHAGWKSLPRNEPGPLWPDHRGDVAVLMATAAAVAVTNLFEGVVIGLLTAVVKTAWEGTQRRVRP